A genomic stretch from Candidatus Amarolinea dominans includes:
- a CDS encoding dihydroorotate dehydrogenase gives MTTTFCGITLPNPLVLASGILGASAALMARVAAGGAGAVTAKSCSRAPRPGHPNPTVLAWGAGFINAVGLANPGVDEEIAVLQETRRRLAQAGQGVKLVASIFGTAVEDYAYLAERMNEARPDFLEINISCPNVHDEMARPFAASCPAAAAVTRAVKRVSAAPVIVKLSPNVTDIAEIARAVEDAGADAIAAINTVAGMVIDIRARRPILANREGGLSGPAIRPIAVRCIYQCYQAVKIPILGIGGVSCGEDAAELLLAGATLVGVGSAVHSRGIAALGQIRDELAQFMLAEGFGRAAELVGLAHWPAGMAGS, from the coding sequence CTGACCACCACCTTCTGCGGCATCACCCTGCCCAACCCGCTCGTCCTGGCTTCCGGCATTCTGGGCGCCAGCGCGGCGCTGATGGCGCGGGTGGCCGCGGGCGGCGCGGGCGCGGTCACGGCTAAATCATGCAGTCGCGCGCCGCGGCCCGGTCATCCCAACCCGACCGTGCTCGCCTGGGGCGCGGGCTTCATCAATGCCGTGGGCCTGGCCAACCCTGGCGTGGATGAGGAAATTGCCGTTTTGCAGGAGACGCGCCGTCGCCTGGCGCAAGCCGGCCAGGGCGTCAAACTGGTAGCGTCCATCTTTGGCACCGCGGTCGAGGATTACGCGTACCTGGCGGAACGAATGAACGAGGCGCGGCCCGATTTTCTGGAGATCAACATCTCCTGTCCCAATGTGCATGATGAGATGGCACGCCCGTTCGCGGCCAGTTGCCCGGCCGCCGCCGCGGTCACACGCGCGGTCAAACGGGTATCCGCCGCGCCGGTGATCGTCAAGCTGTCGCCCAACGTCACCGATATCGCCGAGATTGCGCGCGCCGTGGAAGATGCCGGCGCCGATGCCATTGCGGCCATCAACACCGTGGCCGGTATGGTGATTGACATCCGCGCGCGGCGCCCCATCCTGGCGAACCGCGAGGGCGGCCTGAGCGGCCCGGCCATCCGACCCATTGCGGTGCGCTGCATCTATCAGTGCTACCAGGCGGTCAAGATTCCGATCCTGGGCATCGGCGGCGTCAGCTGCGGCGAGGACGCGGCCGAGCTGTTGCTGGCCGGCGCCACACTGGTTGGCGTGGGGTCGGCCGTCCACAGTCGCGGCATCGCTGCCCTGGGGCAGATTCGTGATGAATTGGCGCAGTTCATGCTGGCAGAGGGCTTTGGCCGGGCCGCTGAACTGGTCGGCCTGGCACACTGGCCCGCAGGGATGGCAGGATCATGA
- a CDS encoding dihydroorotate dehydrogenase electron transfer subunit, with protein sequence MIHQAARITGISEENYRVKTLTLELALPAARPGQFAMVWLPNVNERPLSLLDADPVRFTVARVGAFTAALHDLRLGDRLWVRGPLGQGFTVRGRHLLLVGGGYGVAPLHFLARAALAAGAQVSVVIGARTAADLLFMDRFAALGVPVITTTDDGSAGRPGLVTAGVEHLLATATTPIDQLAACGPGPMLTALERLAAVHHLPAQLSWENRMRCGMGICGTCAKDGWLVCSEGPVRRT encoded by the coding sequence ATGATCCACCAGGCGGCTCGCATCACCGGCATCAGCGAGGAAAACTATCGGGTCAAGACCCTCACGCTCGAACTGGCCCTGCCGGCGGCGCGGCCCGGTCAATTCGCCATGGTCTGGCTGCCAAATGTGAACGAACGTCCGCTTAGCCTGTTGGACGCTGACCCCGTGCGCTTCACGGTGGCGCGCGTGGGCGCGTTCACCGCCGCCCTGCACGATCTGCGGCTGGGGGACCGCCTGTGGGTGCGCGGCCCCCTGGGCCAGGGCTTCACGGTGCGCGGCCGCCATCTGCTGCTGGTGGGCGGCGGCTACGGTGTCGCGCCCCTGCATTTTTTGGCGCGGGCTGCGCTGGCTGCCGGCGCGCAGGTCAGCGTGGTCATTGGCGCGCGTACCGCCGCGGATCTGCTCTTTATGGATCGCTTCGCTGCCCTGGGGGTGCCGGTCATCACCACCACCGATGATGGCTCGGCCGGCCGGCCGGGTTTGGTCACCGCCGGCGTGGAGCATCTGCTCGCTACGGCCACCACACCGATAGATCAACTGGCTGCGTGCGGGCCAGGCCCGATGCTGACAGCCCTGGAACGCCTGGCGGCCGTGCATCATCTGCCTGCGCAGCTCAGTTGGGAGAACAGGATGCGCTGCGGCATGGGCATTTGCGGCACGTGCGCAAAGGATGGCTGGCTGGTGTGCAGCGAGGGGCCGGTGCGAAGGACTTGA
- a CDS encoding glycosyltransferase yields MRNLTFSIIIPTFGRQQALSACLQALARLDAARDACEVIVVNDGGSWDAPALAAAWSGQLNLRLLAQSHAGPAAARNLGARHAQGNFLAFMDDDCQADPGWLAALADHLTAAPDHLVGGRTVNALADNRFAATSQAIVSYLYAHYNADPTRARFLASNNLAVSARRFRQRGGFDTAFPWAAGEDREFCARWLAHGGGMIYAPQAIVYHTQALTARSFWQQQFNYGRGARRLRRRVDLAPAAESWAFYVGLLGLRGSQMPVATARPLLLFAQLAHAAGFLVELGRAAES; encoded by the coding sequence ATGCGCAACCTCACCTTTTCGATCATCATCCCCACCTTTGGACGCCAGCAGGCTTTGAGTGCTTGCCTGCAAGCGCTCGCCCGGCTCGATGCTGCGCGCGACGCTTGCGAGGTCATTGTGGTCAACGATGGTGGGTCATGGGATGCGCCTGCGCTGGCGGCCGCGTGGTCAGGGCAGCTCAACCTGCGGCTGCTTGCGCAATCGCACGCCGGGCCGGCCGCCGCCCGCAACCTGGGGGCGCGTCACGCGCAGGGCAATTTTCTCGCCTTCATGGATGATGACTGTCAGGCTGACCCCGGCTGGCTGGCCGCGCTGGCTGATCATCTGACCGCCGCGCCTGATCACCTGGTGGGCGGACGCACCGTCAATGCGCTGGCCGACAACCGGTTTGCCGCGACCAGCCAGGCCATTGTCAGCTACCTCTACGCCCATTACAACGCCGATCCAACGCGCGCCCGCTTCCTGGCCTCCAACAATCTGGCCGTATCCGCCCGGCGCTTTCGCCAGCGCGGTGGCTTCGATACCGCTTTTCCCTGGGCTGCAGGTGAAGATCGTGAATTTTGCGCGCGCTGGCTGGCGCACGGGGGCGGCATGATTTACGCGCCACAGGCGATCGTCTATCACACCCAGGCCTTGACCGCGCGCAGCTTCTGGCAGCAACAGTTCAACTATGGCCGCGGCGCCAGGCGCCTGCGCCGGCGCGTGGATCTTGCGCCGGCCGCCGAGTCATGGGCGTTCTATGTGGGATTGCTCGGTCTGAGAGGCAGTCAGATGCCGGTCGCCACGGCGCGCCCGCTGCTGCTGTTCGCACAACTGGCCCATGCCGCGGGCTTTCTGGTCGAGCTGGGTAGAGCTGCGGAGTCGTAG
- a CDS encoding DegT/DnrJ/EryC1/StrS family aminotransferase, producing the protein MHIPFNDLKTQHAALAKDLEAAALRVLRAGWYILGPEVSAFEAEFAAWLGLPAAANAVGVNSGTDALLLALLACDIGPGAEVITVAHTAVATVTAIVNSGAQPVLVDIEADTFTLDPARLAAALTPATRAIIPVHLYGQPADLAPILTFARQHNLRVIEDCAQAHGARYQDRPVGVWGDLACFSFYPTKNLGAAGDGGMVVSTDAALAARVRSLREYGWQPGARYISQEHGLNSRLDELQAALLRVKLPHLDAWNTRRQALAARYDRLLAGSGIATPRTGPGRSHVYHLYVVRHARRHDLQEALKAAGIGTLIHYPAPIHLQPAYPHLAAAGALPVSEQIAQEIFSLPLYPEMTDAQVDEVAAAVRHAVASL; encoded by the coding sequence ATGCACATACCGTTCAACGACTTGAAGACTCAGCACGCGGCGCTGGCAAAGGATCTGGAGGCCGCGGCCTTGCGCGTGCTGCGCGCGGGCTGGTACATTTTGGGGCCTGAGGTGAGTGCGTTCGAGGCCGAATTTGCCGCCTGGTTAGGCTTACCCGCTGCGGCCAATGCGGTCGGCGTCAATTCCGGCACCGATGCCTTGCTCCTGGCCTTGCTGGCCTGCGACATCGGCCCCGGCGCTGAAGTCATCACCGTCGCGCACACGGCCGTGGCCACGGTGACGGCCATTGTCAACAGCGGCGCGCAGCCTGTGCTGGTGGACATCGAAGCGGATACTTTCACCCTGGATCCGGCGCGGCTGGCCGCGGCGCTGACGCCGGCCACCCGCGCCATCATCCCCGTGCATCTCTACGGTCAACCGGCCGACCTGGCGCCCATCCTGACCTTCGCCCGCCAGCACAATCTGCGCGTGATCGAAGACTGTGCGCAGGCCCACGGCGCCCGCTATCAGGATCGTCCGGTGGGCGTCTGGGGCGATCTGGCCTGCTTCAGCTTCTATCCGACCAAGAACCTGGGCGCGGCCGGCGATGGCGGCATGGTGGTCAGCACGGACGCGGCGCTGGCCGCCCGCGTACGCAGCCTGCGTGAGTATGGTTGGCAGCCCGGCGCCCGTTACATCAGCCAGGAGCATGGCCTCAACAGCCGCCTGGATGAACTGCAGGCCGCGCTGCTGCGGGTGAAATTACCGCACCTGGACGCCTGGAACACGCGGCGCCAGGCGCTGGCCGCGCGCTATGATCGCCTGCTGGCGGGCAGCGGTATCGCAACGCCGCGGACCGGCCCGGGGCGGAGCCATGTTTATCATCTCTACGTGGTTCGCCATGCGCGGCGCCATGACCTGCAGGAGGCGCTGAAGGCGGCTGGCATCGGCACGCTGATTCACTATCCGGCGCCTATCCATCTGCAGCCGGCCTATCCGCACCTGGCCGCGGCCGGTGCGTTGCCTGTCAGCGAACAGATCGCGCAGGAAATCTTCTCCCTGCCGCTCTACCCGGAGATGACCGACGCCCAGGTAGATGAGGTGGCGGCAGCGGTGCGTCATGCGGTCGCCAGCCTCTGA
- a CDS encoding NAD-dependent epimerase/dehydratase family protein, producing the protein MTTVNSQPGGQKPDFSGANQPDFARHYDGARVLITGGLGFIGSNLALRLLDLGAAVTLVDSLIPAYGGNWFNIEPVRQRVHVNLADVRDAHAMNALVPGHDYLFNLAGQVSHLDSMSDPFTDLEINARSQLSILEACRLHNPAIRIVYAGTRQQYGKPDYLPLDEQHLQHPTDVNGVNKLAGEWYHIVYHQVYGLTASSLRLTNTYGPRQLLRHNRQGFIAWFVRLALEGAEIQVYGDGRQRRDLTYVDDVVEAFLLAGANPAAAGQVFNLGGLQPVALGDLAQMLVEITGRGRVRLAPWPADRQKIDIGDVYSSYAKIEATLGWRPTVPLTEGLRRMVDYYEKYGHHYW; encoded by the coding sequence TTGACAACCGTCAACAGCCAGCCAGGGGGCCAGAAACCGGATTTCTCTGGCGCCAATCAGCCAGATTTCGCCCGGCATTACGACGGCGCGCGCGTGCTCATCACCGGCGGCCTGGGGTTCATCGGCTCCAACCTGGCGCTGCGCCTGCTGGACCTGGGCGCGGCGGTCACGCTGGTAGATTCGCTGATTCCCGCGTATGGCGGCAATTGGTTCAACATCGAGCCGGTGCGCCAGCGGGTGCATGTCAACCTGGCCGATGTGCGCGACGCTCATGCCATGAACGCGCTGGTTCCCGGGCATGATTACCTGTTCAACCTGGCCGGCCAGGTCAGCCATCTCGATTCGATGAGCGATCCGTTCACCGATCTGGAGATCAACGCGCGCAGTCAGTTGAGCATCCTGGAAGCGTGTCGCCTGCACAACCCCGCGATCAGGATCGTTTACGCGGGCACACGCCAGCAGTACGGCAAGCCCGATTACCTGCCGCTGGACGAACAGCATTTGCAGCACCCCACCGATGTCAACGGCGTCAACAAACTGGCGGGCGAGTGGTATCACATCGTCTATCACCAGGTCTACGGCCTGACCGCCAGCTCGCTGCGCCTGACCAACACCTACGGCCCGCGGCAGCTCTTGCGCCACAACCGGCAGGGCTTCATCGCCTGGTTCGTGCGCCTGGCGTTGGAGGGCGCGGAGATTCAGGTCTACGGGGATGGCCGCCAGCGCCGTGATCTGACCTACGTGGATGATGTGGTAGAGGCCTTCTTGCTGGCGGGCGCCAATCCGGCCGCGGCCGGGCAGGTCTTCAACCTGGGTGGGCTGCAGCCGGTGGCGCTGGGAGACCTGGCGCAGATGCTGGTCGAGATTACTGGGCGCGGCCGCGTGCGCCTGGCGCCCTGGCCGGCCGATCGCCAGAAGATTGACATTGGCGATGTCTACTCGAGCTACGCCAAGATCGAGGCTACGCTCGGTTGGCGGCCGACGGTTCCCCTGACCGAGGGTCTGCGCCGCATGGTGGACTACTACGAAAAGTACGGACACCACTATTGGTAA
- a CDS encoding DUF2079 domain-containing protein: MQAANLAEFHAIPLAVTPVLLAFWCNERRHWWGFVLACLVLMSVKEEAALLAFMLGLYVLSQAWLARRRDREAISPNPPSRDRQPGWRARLPRLSAITAGLLVMLLSLGWFYLATFVIIPRYAAQVYGVDQSVYFARYGALGDSPLSIVRSFFTQPALVWKIATEPSRLTYLAGLLAPFGFLSLLAPEILLLSAPLLIANLFSAYPAQFSGEFHYSAPLVPFVAMAALVGVRRLLAVRPRAGRLTLAWLLLWAFAYQIMAGYTPLGREFRWPDVTPHAALLARFSAQAPTAAPGSVTTALYPHFSHRTKLYKFPILGDAAWALVDVTGATDRHPAEIQRAVLDLIAQGWQITDAADGFVLLQQPAPDAPPRTECSLPSHEPDYAKCVLPDAFFDFARADRSGLLTQPPALQSAPLVFGERVSLLGYELVDDGKWGLTRWRSFWQTQTPLPADLHLWPFAVTPDGSLADDPSQRPAIATLWYPPGRWQPGELIVVETLPWYLPQTWAPAVGLFQGNTWADLQRRWRVQGAATLFEQDTWARLAAVRRVGRHLIPLADDPPAPANAPPIATWNTPAGTTWGDLRRVAGLPPTLSRQGITITLPLTLTWQLAAPAALDLNVFLHLRDAAGHNVAQADGQPVWFGPRPFSAWAPGQAGADRRNLEAPAALKAGVYTLLIGLYSPQTGQRLPLAAGGDEVVVGTIAVK, from the coding sequence CTGCAGGCCGCCAACCTGGCCGAGTTCCACGCCATTCCCCTCGCCGTCACGCCGGTTCTGCTGGCGTTTTGGTGCAATGAGCGCCGTCACTGGTGGGGATTCGTCCTCGCCTGCCTCGTCCTCATGAGCGTCAAGGAAGAAGCGGCTCTGCTGGCCTTCATGCTGGGGCTGTATGTCCTCAGCCAGGCCTGGCTGGCGCGGCGGCGCGACCGTGAAGCGATCAGTCCAAACCCGCCATCCCGCGACCGGCAACCTGGATGGCGCGCCCGCCTGCCGCGCCTGTCCGCAATCACGGCCGGTCTGCTGGTCATGCTGCTCAGCCTGGGCTGGTTCTATCTCGCCACCTTCGTCATCATCCCCCGCTACGCCGCGCAGGTCTACGGCGTGGATCAATCGGTCTACTTTGCCCGCTACGGCGCCCTGGGCGATTCCCCCCTTTCCATCGTCAGGAGCTTCTTCACGCAGCCGGCCCTGGTCTGGAAAATTGCCACCGAACCGTCACGGCTGACCTACCTGGCCGGCCTGCTGGCTCCGTTTGGCTTTCTCAGCCTGCTGGCCCCGGAGATTCTGCTGCTCAGCGCCCCCTTGTTGATCGCCAATCTCTTCAGCGCGTATCCGGCCCAGTTCAGCGGAGAATTTCACTATTCGGCGCCGCTCGTGCCCTTTGTGGCGATGGCTGCCCTGGTGGGCGTGCGCCGCCTGCTCGCCGTTCGCCCCCGTGCCGGACGCCTGACCCTGGCCTGGCTGCTGCTGTGGGCATTCGCCTACCAGATCATGGCGGGCTACACCCCCCTGGGCCGTGAGTTCCGCTGGCCGGATGTGACACCGCACGCGGCCCTGCTCGCCCGCTTCAGCGCACAGGCGCCAACCGCCGCGCCCGGCAGCGTCACCACCGCGCTCTACCCGCACTTCAGCCATCGCACCAAGCTCTACAAATTCCCCATCCTGGGCGACGCCGCCTGGGCGCTGGTGGATGTCACCGGCGCCACCGACCGCCACCCGGCCGAAATTCAACGCGCGGTGCTCGACCTGATCGCGCAGGGCTGGCAGATCACAGACGCAGCCGATGGCTTCGTTCTCCTGCAGCAGCCCGCGCCCGACGCACCCCCTCGCACCGAATGTTCATTGCCTTCCCATGAGCCAGACTATGCGAAATGTGTGCTCCCGGACGCTTTCTTCGACTTTGCCCGCGCCGACCGCTCCGGGCTGCTCACCCAACCACCCGCCCTGCAATCCGCGCCGCTGGTGTTCGGCGAACGCGTGAGTTTGCTCGGCTATGAGCTGGTGGATGACGGCAAATGGGGCCTGACACGCTGGCGCAGCTTTTGGCAGACGCAAACGCCACTGCCCGCCGACCTGCATCTGTGGCCGTTTGCCGTGACGCCGGATGGCAGCCTGGCCGATGATCCCAGCCAGCGCCCGGCCATCGCAACCCTCTGGTATCCGCCAGGCCGCTGGCAGCCAGGCGAGCTGATTGTGGTCGAAACGCTGCCCTGGTACCTGCCGCAAACCTGGGCGCCAGCGGTCGGACTGTTTCAGGGCAACACCTGGGCGGACCTGCAGCGCCGTTGGCGTGTGCAAGGCGCGGCGACGTTGTTCGAGCAAGACACCTGGGCGCGCCTGGCCGCCGTGCGCCGCGTCGGGCGTCACTTGATTCCCCTGGCTGACGACCCGCCGGCGCCCGCCAATGCGCCGCCCATCGCCACCTGGAACACGCCCGCGGGCACGACCTGGGGCGACCTGCGCCGCGTGGCCGGCCTACCGCCGACGCTCAGCCGCCAGGGGATCACCATCACCCTGCCATTGACGCTGACCTGGCAACTGGCCGCGCCGGCGGCTCTCGATCTCAACGTTTTCCTGCATCTGCGTGACGCCGCGGGGCACAACGTGGCGCAGGCCGACGGCCAGCCGGTTTGGTTTGGCCCACGGCCGTTCAGCGCCTGGGCGCCGGGCCAAGCGGGTGCAGACCGGCGCAACCTGGAGGCGCCGGCAGCGTTGAAAGCCGGCGTCTACACACTGCTGATCGGGCTTTATAGCCCTCAGACGGGCCAGCGGCTGCCCCTGGCCGCGGGCGGCGACGAGGTTGTGGTCGGAACCATCGCCGTAAAATAG
- a CDS encoding DUF2079 domain-containing protein codes for MARLRPWLQTGIFVLAVVFLGALIATQWQQLQAYPWQIEIGWLLLALALLWLTWLLELNQWRFILGRLGGSLRFGEAARIWFLSNIIRYIPGNVWQFLGMAEMCSRLGIARTATFTSIALHQAISTLAGLLLAAVYFALAGQGAWFDRLRPALWLAPLGLIFLHPRVLETTLNWALTRLKRPPLRITLTVVDLARLLLTYGLVWLGFGLGFSALAAGLAPVASAQVPWLIAGYAAAYVIGYLSLLTPSGLGVREGVLVLLLQGLFSAPLPAIIAIVARLWMIIGEIGGAAAVATWQWATQRGPPPNVSSRPSSDRQGSRLSRDRVRAAALALFVLYVVGFSLLSIRPHQALRTHMADLGQMDLAIWNTSQGRFVQEIKDDFVSTRLTDHVEPIFLPLSLVFHLWNDVRALLIVQTLALGSGALVIFALARAMLRSSSAGLATWTPLVLALAYLLFSRAAGRQPGRVPRHSPRRHAGSAGVLVQ; via the coding sequence TTGGCCCGCCTCCGTCCCTGGCTGCAAACGGGCATCTTTGTCCTGGCTGTCGTGTTTCTGGGCGCGCTGATCGCAACCCAATGGCAGCAACTGCAGGCCTACCCCTGGCAGATCGAGATTGGCTGGCTGCTGCTGGCCCTCGCCTTGCTGTGGCTCACCTGGCTCCTGGAACTGAACCAGTGGCGCTTCATCCTGGGGCGCCTCGGTGGATCGCTGCGCTTTGGCGAGGCGGCCCGCATCTGGTTCCTGTCCAACATCATCCGCTACATCCCCGGCAACGTCTGGCAGTTCCTGGGCATGGCCGAAATGTGCAGCCGGCTCGGCATTGCGCGCACCGCCACCTTCACCAGCATCGCGCTGCATCAGGCCATCTCCACCCTGGCCGGGCTGCTGCTGGCCGCGGTCTACTTTGCCCTGGCCGGGCAGGGCGCCTGGTTCGATCGCCTGCGCCCGGCGCTCTGGCTGGCACCGCTCGGTTTGATCTTTCTGCACCCGCGGGTGCTCGAAACCACCTTGAACTGGGCGCTGACCCGCCTCAAGCGCCCGCCTCTGCGCATCACCCTGACCGTCGTTGACCTGGCGCGCCTCCTGCTCACCTACGGCCTGGTCTGGCTTGGCTTTGGCCTGGGCTTCAGCGCCCTGGCGGCCGGACTGGCCCCGGTTGCATCCGCGCAAGTGCCCTGGCTGATTGCCGGCTATGCGGCCGCCTACGTGATTGGCTACCTCAGCCTGTTGACGCCCAGCGGCCTCGGCGTGCGCGAAGGCGTGCTGGTCCTCCTGCTGCAGGGCCTCTTCAGCGCGCCGCTGCCCGCCATCATCGCCATCGTGGCCCGTCTGTGGATGATCATCGGTGAAATCGGCGGCGCAGCCGCGGTCGCAACCTGGCAATGGGCAACGCAGCGGGGACCGCCGCCAAACGTCAGTTCCCGCCCATCTTCTGACCGGCAGGGTTCCCGCCTGAGCAGGGACCGGGTACGGGCGGCCGCCCTCGCGCTGTTCGTGCTCTACGTCGTCGGCTTCTCCCTACTGTCCATCCGCCCCCACCAGGCGCTGCGTACCCACATGGCTGACCTGGGCCAGATGGACCTGGCGATCTGGAACACGAGTCAGGGGCGCTTCGTGCAAGAAATCAAGGACGATTTCGTCAGCACCCGCCTGACCGATCACGTCGAACCGATCTTCCTGCCCCTCTCGCTTGTTTTTCACCTGTGGAACGATGTGCGCGCCCTGCTGATCGTGCAAACGCTGGCGCTGGGCAGCGGTGCCCTCGTCATCTTTGCCCTGGCCCGCGCCATGCTGCGCTCGTCGAGCGCCGGACTGGCTACATGGACGCCGTTAGTCCTGGCCCTGGCCTACCTGCTCTTCTCCCGCGCTGCAGGCCGCCAACCTGGCCGAGTTCCACGCCATTCCCCTCGCCGTCACGCCGGTTCTGCTGGCGTTTTGGTGCAATGA
- a CDS encoding PDZ domain-containing protein → MNENNSSRNRIVLIAAVAVIALCLVAAVSAAIGGVAGFAIGRNRQTIEIQRTLTPDDSRRPNQQTPIPGLPYVPVMPDDQMPMGPGVMGMNGAMIREVVADGPAANAGLQAGDLITAVGNKKLDQGLTLAEAIAAYKPGDQVEITVRRSADEQTVTVTLGQHPDDAAKPYLGLTFITMPMRQTPGQ, encoded by the coding sequence ATGAACGAGAATAACAGTTCGCGTAACAGGATTGTGCTCATCGCAGCAGTGGCGGTGATTGCGTTGTGCCTGGTGGCTGCCGTGTCCGCCGCCATTGGCGGCGTGGCCGGCTTCGCCATCGGTCGAAATCGGCAAACCATCGAGATTCAACGAACACTGACGCCGGACGATTCACGGCGGCCGAATCAGCAAACGCCGATCCCCGGTTTGCCCTACGTGCCCGTGATGCCTGACGATCAGATGCCGATGGGGCCAGGCGTGATGGGCATGAACGGCGCCATGATCCGCGAGGTCGTCGCCGACGGCCCGGCCGCCAATGCCGGCCTGCAGGCGGGCGATCTGATCACCGCAGTCGGCAACAAGAAGCTCGATCAGGGCTTGACCCTGGCCGAAGCCATCGCCGCGTACAAGCCGGGCGATCAGGTCGAAATCACCGTCCGTCGTAGTGCGGACGAGCAAACGGTCACGGTGACGCTGGGCCAGCACCCGGACGATGCCGCCAAGCCGTACCTGGGCCTCACCTTCATCACCATGCCCATGCGCCAGACGCCAGGGCAGTGA
- a CDS encoding nucleotidyltransferase domain-containing protein produces the protein MGARATSDTEGQGGSSFQPCRNSERRGANVNKYDSIVRIILQHYPTTQAIYLFGSFGTADEWPTSDVDIAVLLPPTEARHQSQLMLTPCHYALEGALNRSVDLVNGREVSTVFQKEIIRSGRRIYTADDNAVAEFEMLTLSYYQKLNEERAAILQVFRETGKAYAI, from the coding sequence ATGGGCGCCCGTGCGACATCGGATACAGAGGGTCAGGGTGGCAGCAGTTTTCAACCATGCCGAAATAGCGAGCGGAGAGGTGCAAATGTGAACAAATATGACAGCATTGTGCGCATCATTCTACAACACTACCCTACCACCCAGGCGATCTATCTCTTTGGGTCATTTGGCACCGCCGATGAATGGCCCACGAGTGACGTGGATATTGCGGTGTTGCTCCCTCCGACAGAAGCTCGACATCAGTCTCAGTTAATGCTAACGCCCTGTCATTACGCCCTGGAGGGTGCGCTCAATAGATCGGTGGACTTGGTCAATGGTCGTGAAGTCTCGACTGTGTTCCAGAAGGAGATCATCAGATCAGGGCGCAGGATCTACACCGCTGACGATAACGCCGTTGCTGAATTCGAAATGCTGACGCTCTCGTACTATCAAAAACTGAACGAGGAACGTGCCGCGATTCTCCAGGTCTTCCGTGAGACGGGGAAAGCCTACGCAATATAA
- a CDS encoding CehA/McbA family metallohydrolase: protein MSDVGTSRAGTDWQELVGNLHMHTIHSDGTGTHQDLVAAAQANQLDFIIATDHNVLVSQEEGWHGRVLLLVGEEVNDASLQPEINHCLVMGVQTDVSAHAAEPQALINAAHSQGAVTFLAHPIERASPLLSDTYEWHAWEVNGFTGIELWNFMSEFRYYAWSKLHALPMLYLPRFFTTGPWPEMLAKWDELLATRSQPIVAIGGSDAHAHTYHLGPLQRLFLSYRDCFAAVNTHLLVTAPLNRDVAHDRALIYDALRAGHAWVGYDLPGATRGFRFTASNGQETAIMGDALAANGQAVRFEIVTPGQAHLKLLRNGQVVAQARGTSLSYASPQPGIYRVEAWRRAWGKARGWVFSNPIYVK, encoded by the coding sequence GTGAGTGACGTAGGAACATCTCGGGCAGGGACCGATTGGCAGGAGTTGGTGGGTAACCTGCACATGCACACCATTCATTCGGATGGCACGGGTACGCATCAGGACCTGGTGGCGGCCGCGCAGGCCAACCAACTCGATTTCATCATCGCCACCGACCACAATGTCCTGGTCTCGCAGGAAGAAGGCTGGCACGGCCGCGTGCTGCTGCTGGTGGGCGAAGAAGTCAACGACGCCAGCCTGCAGCCAGAGATCAACCACTGCCTGGTCATGGGCGTGCAGACCGATGTCAGCGCGCACGCGGCCGAACCGCAGGCCCTGATCAACGCGGCGCACAGTCAGGGCGCGGTCACCTTCCTGGCCCATCCCATCGAACGCGCATCGCCCTTGCTGTCAGACACCTACGAGTGGCATGCCTGGGAGGTCAACGGTTTCACCGGCATCGAACTGTGGAATTTCATGTCGGAATTTCGCTACTACGCCTGGAGCAAGCTGCATGCTTTGCCCATGCTCTATCTGCCACGCTTCTTCACCACCGGCCCCTGGCCGGAGATGCTGGCAAAATGGGACGAACTGCTGGCCACGCGGTCGCAGCCCATCGTCGCCATCGGCGGCTCCGACGCTCATGCGCACACCTATCACCTCGGCCCGTTGCAGCGGTTGTTTCTCTCGTACAGGGACTGCTTCGCCGCGGTCAACACGCACCTGCTGGTGACGGCGCCGCTCAACCGCGATGTGGCGCATGACCGGGCGCTGATCTACGACGCGCTGCGTGCCGGCCATGCCTGGGTGGGCTATGACCTACCGGGCGCCACACGCGGCTTCCGCTTCACGGCCAGCAACGGGCAGGAGACAGCCATCATGGGCGATGCCCTGGCGGCCAATGGGCAGGCGGTGCGCTTCGAGATCGTCACGCCCGGCCAGGCGCACCTCAAGCTGCTGCGCAACGGGCAGGTTGTGGCGCAAGCTCGCGGAACCAGCCTGAGCTACGCATCGCCGCAGCCGGGCATCTACCGCGTCGAGGCCTGGCGCCGCGCCTGGGGCAAAGCCCGCGGCTGGGTCTTTAGCAATCCAATTTATGTAAAGTGA